In the Brassica napus cultivar Da-Ae chromosome A7, Da-Ae, whole genome shotgun sequence genome, one interval contains:
- the LOC106423888 gene encoding 60S ribosomal protein L30-2 has protein sequence MVTAKKTKKSHEGINSRLALVMKSGKYTLGYKSVLKSLRGSKGKLILISSNCPPLRRSEIEYYAMLAKVGVHHYNGNNVDLGTACGKYFRVSCLSIVDPGDSDIIKSIPGDQ, from the exons ATGGTGACGGCCAAGAAAACG AAGAAGTCACACGAGGGAATCAACAGCAGGTTGGCACTTGTGATGAAGAGTGGCAAGTACACTCTTGGTTACAAGTCTGTCCTCAAGTCTCTAAGAGGCTCCAAAG GGAAGCTGATTCTCATCTCCTCGAATTGCCCACCGTTGAGGAGGTCTGAGATTGAGTACTACGCTATGCTTGCCAAAGTTGGTGTTCACCACTACAATGGAA ACAACGTTGATTTGGGAACGGCTTGTGGGAAGTACTTCCGTGTTTCTTGTCTGAGCATCGTTGATCCTG GTGATTCTGACATTATCAAGAGCATTCCTGGTGATCAGTGA